The Epinephelus lanceolatus isolate andai-2023 chromosome 19, ASM4190304v1, whole genome shotgun sequence DNA segment TTGTTGCAGCAGCTAAATCTTCCTCAGCGGGAGCAGCACTTCCATCAGTTAAAGAAATGATGGCTGCAGCTCCATCAGTTGAGCCAGCAGCAGCTGAAGCTCCGTCACTGACTGTGTGCCAACTATCATTGGTGTTACTGATAATTTGCATACAGTCAGTGTCTGTACTGTCATCATGGGTTGCAGCAGCTAAATCATCCTCAGTGGGAGCAGCACTTCCATCAGTTAAAGAAATGAAGGCTGCAGCTCCATCAGTTGAGCCAGTGGCAGCTGAAACTTCACCATCATTGGTGCAAGAGACAGTTGACACACAATCAGTGTATGTACTGTCATCATTGGTTCCAGCAGCTGACACTTCTATAGCAGGAGCAGCAGTGTCTCTGACTCCATCATGAAGGTTGGTGGTCGCTGAGGATCCTGTTGGAATTTCATGACTGGTAATCTCAACCCGGGCCTTCACTCTGCGGAGAAATTTGAGGGTCCTCCGAAAcagatttttcttcttcttcttcctctgcgtGAGACCATCTATATTAACAGTTgtaactgcagctgcagctccatcatttaaagaaatggaggctgcagctccatcagttgtgtcagcagcagctgaagCTCCATCATCATTGGTGTTAGTGACAGCTGGCACACAATCAGTGTCCTCATTGTCATTATTGGTTGCAgcagtgtctctgtctccatcatGAAGGTCAGTGGTCATTGAGGGTCCTGTTTGATTATCATAACCGGTAATCTCAGCCCGGGCCTTCCCTCTATGGAAGAATTTTCGGGTCCTCTGAAAAAgattcttcttctccttcttcttggGACCATCCCTATCAACAGGTGCAGTGgcagctgcagctccatcatttAAAGAAATGGAGGCTGTAGCTCCATCAGTTAAGCCAGCTGCAACTGAGAGTCCATCATCTAAGGGTTCCATGGGGCAAACAGACATTAAATGATGGGCAGCACATCTATAGGCACTGGTGTCCTTTGTTTGGTCCAGGTGAGTCATTGTCACAAAACTGTGTTTTAGGGCTTCCCTGGCTGTGATTCTCTTTGCAGCATTCCAATGGAGACAAGATTTTAGGAACCCTAAAAACTGCATCCTATCTTGGTACTCAAGATTATCCCTTGTCTGAGAGAAGTTTTGTACTGCCCACTCCAAACTTGGTGACCCAGCCCAATCTGATGTAAAAGCTTTGAGCTTGATACCCATTCCCTTCTGATATTCCTGTGGGCTCTTAAATCTCCATCCCCACCCTGATGGACTGCTGGGGTGGCGCTCCCTGATGAAATACTGAGAGGTGTACACACCAGCCCTCAGCAGGCGGGCCTCTGGTGGACCCAGCAGACGCACCATTTCTCTCAGTGAATAATATGAACAATTTATAGGAAAGATAGGCTTGCCAAAGTAAAGGAATGCCAGGGTGCATCCTAATCCCCACATATCAACGGCCTCAGACAAAGGGAGGCCCCACATCACCTCTGGAGCCCTGAATCCATATAACTGCATCAAAGTACCAACCTGCACTTGGTTCACTGGCTCAGCCATGCCAAAGTCAATCAGTTTCACCCTGAAGGGCTGATCCTTGTGATTGACAAGCATGATATTGTCAGGTTTCACATCTGTGTGAAAAATGCCAATATCTGCCAAGGCTTTCAATGCTACAAGCATCTGGTGGGTCACAGGGCAAATTTCATTAACACACAAGCTGCGCTCACAAACCATATCAAAAAGGCTCTTGTCCAGTATCTCAAAGGCCAGACATGAGACGTTGTTGAACTTAAAACTTTCAATGAATCTCACAAAGTTATTTTTGTCAGGGTCAAGAGCCCTGATTTTTTCAATGGCTTTCAATTCTCTGCCATGACTGTCACCTTCTTTGGGGATCTTTACTGCCACTATGTCATCGGTGCTTAAATTAATACACCTGGCAACCTTGCCAAAAGCTCCCTCTCCAATAAAATCCCAGACCAGATAGCTGGTGGAGTTGCTGGAGAGTTCATCGCGCttcttcacaggaaatgtgtcAGTCTCACTTTCACTATCTGGGCTTGAAATTGAAATGGTTGCAAAAGCCATTTTTGCAGTCAAATGTGTCAAAATGCTCTCTACACAGATGTAGTTCAATTTCCTCAGGGTCGTACCTACTAGGTAGCGTACCGCTTGGTTGAGCaggcaacatagaacccgggaaacataggacCTTtgttgtgtaagcggggaacatagaagcttttttgcagggttaagtgggaaacatagaaccctgggaacACTGATATGCTCCCAACTCCAAGGTTAATCTTGCTGGTAATTTGGCTCAATGGCATTTGTTTGCCTTGTTGAGGAGAGCCCTCAGCTGCTCCTGGGAGGTAGCCTCCTTCTGCTGCATCAGGTCAGCGTGGCCTTTGGTGACACCCCAACCATCAGGTTTGGCCATCGCGGGGCAGAAGGGACGGCCAGAGGCAGGCTTCAGCTTCTCCCAGTAGTCACGACGGGCCCTACAGAGAGGAATACCTTTACTTAAAACCACACCGGGCTAATCGGAgggaaaacaaggaaaaaattaaagaaagaaaTCTCTACAATACCTCACTCTGACCCAAGGCTTGGTGTGCATCTCCAGACCACTGCCCCAGTTGCCATGCTTCTCAGAGCCAGCAGGCAGGAAACCCCTCTCAGGTGCCAGCTCCTCAGCCAGGGCACAGGTGTGATAGGGTTCAAATCCACTGCAGCCTCCAATGTAACAGATACCAACATTGTAGGTTTCCCGGGCATATTTCTGCATGTCCCATCTGGTCAGGATTCTCGGCTCCAGACCTGTTAAAGAACACACAGTTGTAATTTACTGTCTTCCATGTCAGCGACTGAGATATTTGATTTAGATTGAGACATTAAACAGTATGATTTAACATCAGTCTTGAGGGTGTATATTTACTGAAGGGGAACTCTGGCAGATCAATGAAACCCTGGCGGTTGCAGTCAGGAGTGTGGTAAGCCAGCGGTTGGCTCATGTAGTGAGCTTTCAGCCCGGCTCTCTCCACTCCCTCCTTCATCATCCTCACAGTTTTTACACAGGTCTCTGGGTCAAAGTGGCAGTTGACGCCCACAATCTGAGCCCCTACAAAAGATGAAATATGCACACATTTATCACGGCTCAAATATGCTACAGGAAACATGTTTCATTTATCCTGACAGCAAAAAtgtgtgaaaggaaaaaaatacaggcCTAGGTGACAAGTGGTGCAGCTTCTGTGTTGCTTTCTTTAGCAATATGTATTTTGTCTGTCAGTGTCTGTTCTTACTTCCACTCAGTGATGGACTGGGACCAAAAAGAGGCCCCGGCATTTTTGACACAGAGGCCCCATGGCAGTGCATCGGCCAGCCAGGGGTGAAAaattttcatattattttacaaaaaaatatgcatttttacgtCATTTTAGATCATCAGTTCCTTATTTGTGAAAGAACAGGCATGGTGTCTCATATCCCCCCTCCCACATATTACTAGGTACTATGATTGATGATTTTACACATACTAACACAAAAAACACTACCACTGGCAGAACGTTTCAGAgcgccacagagacacagagtgttCCACAACTACCATAGAAACTCACATTCACTCACTGCCTTGATGCACAATAGAAGAGGAGATATACAGACACAGTCATTATGAATGATAAAATTGATTAGTGGCTTGCATGGGAGCATGTGTAAAGCTAACCATATGATGAGAATGCAGAAATTCAGAACACACACCGAGAAATCAACTCACTACAATCGCACTGGTACAGTAGACAACAAtgcacagcacacaagataataaggcagcagcaaaacccCCATAAATTCAGGCACGTTCAAAGGCCAGACTAATAACCTCAGTTAATAATACTAGCTCTATGTCTACCAAAACAGAAAACCTGAAATCAAACACCACACAACTTCATCCTAAAGGCTTAGCCTACTTCCGCCATTAACCATAGGCGCCCCCTCTTGGACAGGAAATACAGCACAACCAAattataacaacagaaacataaatCTTACACCAACCACAATGCATATTACAATAGCTTcaccaaaacatgaaaagagcACTGCACAGCCACAGTGCACATTTCAATAGCTCTATCAAAAGCACTAGTTACAACAGAAACAAGAAGGACCCTATGTGTTATAAGCCATAATAAATGTTACAGCAGCCACAATGCATATTGCAATAGCTTCACCAAAACATGACAAGAGCACTGCACAGCCAGAGTATAAAAATAAAGGTGTCTTTCAGTGTCTTCTTTAAAATCTCTTCTTAAGACTCACATTTATCGTATGGTCTTTTCTTAATTGAACTGTTTTTGaattatttgatgttttattgttttatgtactaattgtttttattgtgtaattgtttttattgttaagcACGTTGTAACTccgttttgaaaggtgctatacaaattaagttattatttattattattattattattattattattatgtcttACCTTTAAGTAGTTAGCAGGCTGCGAAGGAGTTTGCTCTTCTCTGAGGCAGAGGCCGTACTGCTAGCTGCACTTGCTGCAGAGGTGCTCGGTCTGTCGCCGCCGGGTAAAcacttttttgtaaataaatctgATATTTTGGCATACTTTTCACTCTCCGCGAGCAtagctttcctttttttctctctctttttctccgcTCCACCGTTCTCCACCCGTCTTTTCGTGCCTCgatccattttcttttcttgttgtgaTGTTGTCGTTGACGTTGAGTGCATTACCCATCATTCGTCACTTGTCAGATGtcaaatgtcatcactcaaAGGTCGCGAGAAAATGCTTGATGaccaaaaacactttatattacCGTTAGCCCCATTTCactcatatttatttaaaattatatttagaCTACTACTTATATGTATATTGTGGCCgatggaaatgttttgggccgccaagaaaagatttatttatttatttatttatttttttgcctgcCAGCTGGCGGCCACAGCACCATGCGGCAGTTCTGGCATTTGCCCAAatgccagatggccagtccgtCACTGCTTCCACTCGATGGCGCCAGAGTCAGTCagataaaactttaaaaaaaaaaaaaaaaaaaagtccaaagcCTCACTGCATACAATTTCTGTAGTACCTCATTATGTGCAAATAGTTTCCTCACATTGTAAGTCCACCCTGTTTAAATCAATGAGGGCAGGCTTAATGACAGAAACACCTCTCTGTATAATGAAACCACAGCACCGGATACATCATTTTtccttcatttatttaaatttcttttttgtggtgctgttgaaatTCCTAGCCTTCATGAAGGCAGGATTTATTGCCGCCTCTATAGACTGTACTGTACCTAATGAAGTGGCAGCTGATTGTAATTTGAAGAGGTCTCCAGTGTCTGTGCATTCCTGTAGTCAAACATTCTGCTCATGGTGGTCCCAATTTTGTGTTGTCAGACCTAGCCCTCCTCGGGCTGACGTgttagaaaaatgtttaatttctaGGTCACAAGAATCCTGAAGTTGTTTGATTGTCTGAGCTTAAATTGTGTCACTGATGTCTGCAATAGGCTGTGTCCACCCACTGTGGGACAGGATGTTTAATACCCTTTGATACAGTTGATTGAAAAATTGAGATCTTGTGGTACCAGCTCTGACAAGTTTGACGGCACAGTCTCCAGGGCTGATTCCGTTCAGGTCTCCCTCAGGTCCAATACACAGGGTGACAGCCACAGGCTTTCCGGTGGTCTTCAAAACCTGGACAGCCCACTCAGCCTCTTCCACATGCTCAAAGTATTGCAAgcaataaacacagaaaaacccaCCTAAGCAAGAATATTCATGTTTAAGATGCAATGTGTATTTCTTATACCCTTACAAATGAAGTATAAAGTATAAAAATATGATCACTGTGGGCAGCTAAAGATGTCAGACCTCATTTTAAAGCtgctatatattttttaattatcacAGTGAATCAAATAACTGTATTGTGAAGGCCTGCATCTTTACTGTTGGGTTCACTCTAACCACTTATTTTCTGCTGCAGAAAGCAGTTTTTACAAACAAAAAGCTCTTCAAACCAACAGAACACTACCtactcagcaccaaacagcagatagACACAGTTAGAGACCAGCTGGTGACCACAATGGAGCATTTAGCATCAAAGGCAAGGCTAagagagagtgaatattggccAAAAACATGACTCAATAGTAAAAGCCTCAGTTCCCCATAAATGccaccagactctattgacaaaaacagccattttgactattgtggccagcctaaggcacacctgtgcaatattcatgctgtctaatcagcatcttgatatgccacacctgtgaggtgggatgaattatcttggcaaaggagaagtgctcactaacacagatttagacagatttgtgaacaatatttgaggggaaatggtcttttgtgtatatagaaaatgttttagatctttgagttcagctcatgaaaaatgggagcaaaaacaaaagtgttgcgtttatatttttgttcagtgtagcaGTGAATTAATCCAGTTTATTATAATCAAGGGACATCAAAAATGcagactgaaatgtgtttcACTTTGCCGGACAACAATAGTAGTTACAAATTGTAGTGGTAATAGTAGTACTTacgaaaactgaaaacaattgtATGATGTCTTCAGTGGCTCTAAAGTCTGAGTAACCCTGATGATGTGAGATTTGAGTCTTTACCAGGCAGGGAGGGTCTAATGAAAATGTTACATGATGGGAAATGAAGAGTGCAATGATTTTGGTGCATAAAACTCAGCATATCTTGGCTCATTTTTAAAATCTGGCTCTTGCGAGTCCCATAGCTTGAAGAACAATTCTTAATGTCATTTGCCTTTTCAGATTTTTCACACAATTTAATCTCACGCCCAATTTCCCAACAGTGTTCACTACATACCCCTGCAATCGAGAAGTCCACATTTTTCTTGACAAAGACATCAGTCTGTTTCTTAAAGATGGCCTTGACCTCATTCTCGCTCTTGCAGCTGAGGTAAGAGGGAGTCTGAGAGACTCCTCCTGCCACCAGAGCATCACCCTCATTGGCCACCTTCCTGGCCAGGTCACAAGCTGCTTCGTTTATCTGCTGCCCCTGCAGATCAAAAGAAAATTCACTTTACATGCATCTTTCATGTCAAGAGAACACAAAGTGTTTGCTTCTGCTCTTGCTGCAGGAACCATGACTAATCAGACAATAGACAACCACTGGCTTATAATGATAGCAAACCAGGAGCAAGTCAGCGCAGCCCATCTTCCTCatgaaacatgcaaaacagTTCTCAGCATTCCATTCGAACAAATTCTTCCAAATGAACAAGACAGCAAGTGGCTCCAAATGGAGTTTCAGGAACTAGTGGGTCAAGTAGTGGTTTCCTCTATTCCAACTTTCCAAACATTTAAAGACGCCATTGGGCTTGCATGACACTGATGAGAAAAAGGCTACAGATATGATACAAATAATGCAGTACATCAATGATGTACAAAACTCTGACAAGGCAATACGGGACATGGAGAACATCACACTACACGGACGGCAGGCAGGAATCATAACTGCAGTGGCTGACTTCCACTGCAGTATGACATCCACCGACCTCCTTTACAAACACTTTTACAACACATCTTCAAACTCAGAGACTGGCACATTGTTTCAGCTCAGGAACAAAATTAACCGGAGGAACGTCAGCACATCAGCACTCGGGGACCACTACAGACCAAATGACACTTTCATCCAGGATGTAACAGATGCCTCAATAATCACAGCTACCCTGCATCATTTCAGTATGGGCTCAAAAGATGACTCTCCCAAAACAAACTGCCCACCTGCCAGTTTTGGATCACTGGAAGAGAAACGAAAGTGGTTTGATACACAACTTTCAGACATTGTAAGTACATACATCATGAATGACCATACTGCATCATACTCCCCAGTTTCAACCTCAGTCCCACAAAGCTGATCAGACACAGAGGTTGAGAAAATGATCCAGTGCCTGTTTGAGGGATGCATTCATCCACCATTACACAATGTATCACAGTTAAGAAAACATGTGCAAGAGGCACATAATTTCACTTTTACAGACCATGGCAGTACAAGTACAACACTACCACAAAAATGCAACTCTAATGCAAGGACAGATGGGGGTACTTAACTACCACAGCACATTCCTGAAAGTGGCCATGCTAGAGCGTGACTTCCAAGATGCCGTCAAAGAGGGCGACGGAGAGAGACTTTGTCGCCTGTGGAAGTTTAAAATGCTCCATTTCAAAGATGCAGGCCGTCATCGCTACAGCCTTGAGGCTCTCAAACTCCAACTTGACCTCCATGCCCAGCTGAGTCCTACTGAGGCTCACAGGCTGAAGTGGAACCGCACAGTCAGCACCAGAAGACAGTAATCGCCATGGACCTAAATTGTGAACATTATGTCCTCTACACAAAGAAATGCATTTCACGCATTGGTGCCAACATCAGTTTTCCAGTAGCACAAACCATGAGCCAAACCCTTGGTGAGGGTGAAGGATTTGGTGGACTGTTTTGACCGAGGCTGTGACCTTAGACCAGAATCTGTCCGACACACAACTCCAAACAAAGACACGGACATCACTGTAATGACAGCTGTACTACATAAACACAGGGTTTTCCATTATCAGCCAGGAAGATCATACTTCTCATTCAGAAACCAACAAGCAAACCCTCTCCATCATCTCAAAATGCCAGAACTCAAGAAGTGGATCAATGAACGCCAAATCATGGCCcatagaaaaaaatatctttgctACAGACACTCTATAGGAAGCAAGTGTCAACCATTGATGACCTGAAGATCTGGGTCTCCCCCTTTCTCCCTTGTGCTCCCTCTCTACTACCTGTGATAGGGCAATTGTATGAAACCACGTTTTCTAATAAGAAATTTTAGTTTCTATTATAGATTTGATGTTGATTCCGTAAGTTTTACATTTGATTgtaataaaatattcaaatgttaattgtctcattttttaatgttttttcttgGGGAGGCAGGTTGCAGCTTTTAAACGAAAAAGAGTAGCACTTATTTGCTGATGTTAATATTCAGAGCTGTCTTTTACATATCTTAATATTTAATAAGATAAAAAGATGTACTGCACCCAGGTCAGTCAGTTTAAGATTAGTCTTTCATTATATGATTGCCTGAAATAAGATTTGTTGTTAACACAAGAtaaagagactttcatgttttgttctatgacataaaatgcataggtaaataccccactgatgaattttgaagcttttatggaTCTTTAAAAAGGCTGTTGCCAAAAAGTGGTTAAACGAGACCACCAACATCCTCACCTCAACCAAAACCTTACAGCCATGCTGTGGAGCTGTAATTAACACATGCTACTGTGGTGGAGTTCGTAACGTTAGCGTTTTACTTATGgagattgcatttaggcttcaaaactCATAACGTAAAAAGTATCataaaagtttgtttgttaCAAAGCTTATTTCTGGCAACgatccaaaatccagtggaaaaaatCCCACTGTTTTTTTGAGGAGGGAACCAGGGAGGCGTTTAACTCTTatgtcagcctacagaaaaatgtcatctcTGGAGCACTTTATAATCAGCATGTTTGATACCCAAGGCTATTCAGTAAAGGCTGGGACACACTCTGTGACCCCATGGGAGCTTTGTCACATATTTGCAATGTAACTGGAGCTGTATTGTTGGAGGGTTATGGCAGACAGTGCTAGAAATGAAGGGAGGATGTCTGCTCAGGTGCTCTTTGGGTATACTTCTTCTTTGAGAAATTTTTTTGGGGACACTTAAATGGCATTGAAACTACCAAGGAACATTCATATATATAAACCACatttatcaatttattttataaagacattttcaATAATAGCAGtttataatatatttatttttgataaaaatatatatgtacataaatatacacatatagataaatacatatatttatttatatgtatgtatgtgtatatatatatatatatatatatatatatatat contains these protein-coding regions:
- the LOC117269931 gene encoding betaine--homocysteine S-methyltransferase 1-like, whose translation is MGCADLLLGQQINEAACDLARKVANEGDALVAGGVSQTPSYLSCKSENEVKAIFKKQTDVFVKKNVDFSIAEYFEHVEEAEWAVQVLKTTGKPVAVTLCIGPEGDLNGISPGDCAVKLVRAGAQIVGVNCHFDPETCVKTVRMMKEGVERAGLKAHYMSQPLAYHTPDCNRQGFIDLPEFPFSLEPRILTRWDMQKYARETYNVGICYIGGCSGFEPYHTCALAEELAPERGFLPAGSEKHGNWGSGLEMHTKPWVRVRARRDYWEKLKPASGRPFCPAMAKPDGWGVTKGHADLMQQKEATSQEQLRALLNKANKCH